The Pseudomonas fluorescens genome includes a window with the following:
- a CDS encoding S9 family peptidase — translation MNETRASSPKAEPFSAAQAVAAGTDFAELQLGPLGLFWNEYRPADGACRIWHWQDAMPRCLTPDGFSARSRVYEYGGGSFCLSHNGVLFVNEADQQLYHQSLNDERPIALTSGDCRYGDLSFADGQVLAVEERANQHRLVSIGLVDHQRHLLAEGADFYASPTVSPDGQRLAWIEWSRPHQPWTATRLMLAERNATGWGAPRCVAGNGEEESIQQPRFDAASRLYCLTDRGGYWQPWLESAQGLEPLPAVQADHAPAPWQLGGCTWLPLDQHTYLASWTEAGFGRLGLCHIDDVDEDFTGTHTRFRSLALDERFIYAVAASPTGPSAVIAIERHSQEVAVLAGGIAPLPVEQISRPRTLRYPSGSSEAHGFFYPAMTAIEKPPLVVFIHGGPTSACYPIFDPRIQYWTQRGFAVADLNYRGSSGYGRAYRQALHLNWGVVDVEDACAVVAYLDEQGLIDGRCAFIRGGSAGGYTTLCALAFHEVFRAGASLYGVSDPVALGRATHKFEGDYLDWLIGDPQQDAERYRARTPQLHAGNIRVPVIFFQGELDVVVVPQQTRDMVNALQANGVAVEAHYYPDERHGFRKAANQAHALEHEWLFYRRVIDCGL, via the coding sequence ATGAACGAAACTCGCGCCTCATCGCCAAAGGCTGAGCCTTTCAGCGCCGCCCAGGCCGTTGCCGCCGGCACCGACTTCGCCGAACTGCAGCTCGGGCCTTTGGGCCTGTTCTGGAATGAATACCGCCCCGCAGACGGTGCCTGCCGGATCTGGCATTGGCAAGACGCCATGCCCCGCTGCCTGACACCGGACGGGTTCAGCGCGCGCAGCCGGGTCTATGAATACGGCGGTGGATCATTCTGCCTGAGCCATAACGGTGTGCTGTTCGTCAATGAGGCCGACCAGCAGCTGTACCACCAATCCCTGAACGACGAACGCCCCATAGCGCTGACCTCGGGTGACTGCCGTTATGGGGATCTGAGCTTCGCCGACGGCCAGGTACTGGCAGTGGAAGAACGGGCCAACCAGCATCGCCTGGTGTCGATCGGGCTGGTGGATCATCAGCGACATCTGCTGGCCGAAGGTGCAGATTTCTACGCGTCACCCACCGTGAGCCCGGACGGCCAGCGGCTCGCCTGGATTGAATGGAGCCGCCCGCATCAACCCTGGACCGCAACGCGCTTGATGCTGGCCGAGCGCAACGCTACGGGTTGGGGTGCGCCGCGCTGTGTCGCGGGCAACGGTGAAGAAGAGTCCATCCAGCAACCGCGCTTCGATGCGGCCAGTCGTCTTTATTGCCTGACTGATCGCGGTGGTTATTGGCAGCCTTGGCTAGAGTCGGCCCAGGGCCTGGAACCGCTGCCTGCCGTCCAAGCCGATCACGCCCCAGCGCCGTGGCAACTGGGTGGCTGCACCTGGCTGCCGCTGGACCAACACACGTACCTGGCCAGTTGGACCGAAGCGGGTTTTGGACGCCTGGGCCTGTGCCACATTGACGATGTCGATGAGGACTTCACCGGCACCCATACCCGCTTTCGCAGCCTGGCGCTGGATGAGCGGTTCATCTACGCCGTTGCAGCCTCGCCGACCGGCCCATCGGCGGTCATTGCCATCGAGCGGCATAGTCAGGAAGTGGCCGTGCTGGCCGGCGGCATCGCGCCATTGCCCGTCGAACAGATCAGTCGGCCCCGCACCCTGCGATACCCCTCAGGCTCAAGCGAAGCCCATGGGTTCTTTTATCCGGCCATGACTGCCATCGAGAAACCGCCGCTGGTGGTGTTTATCCACGGTGGACCGACCTCAGCCTGCTACCCCATCTTTGATCCGCGTATCCAATACTGGACCCAACGCGGTTTCGCCGTCGCCGACCTCAATTATCGAGGCAGCAGTGGTTATGGCCGGGCGTATCGACAGGCGCTGCACTTGAACTGGGGGGTGGTGGATGTCGAGGATGCTTGCGCGGTGGTCGCGTATCTGGACGAGCAAGGCTTGATCGATGGTCGCTGCGCATTCATTCGGGGCGGCAGTGCCGGTGGATATACAACCCTGTGCGCCCTGGCGTTCCATGAGGTGTTCCGGGCCGGCGCCAGCCTCTATGGCGTCAGCGACCCCGTCGCCCTCGGCCGCGCGACGCACAAGTTCGAAGGGGATTACCTGGACTGGCTGATCGGCGACCCGCAACAGGATGCCGAACGCTACCGCGCCCGGACGCCGCAGCTGCATGCTGGGAACATCCGCGTGCCGGTGATCTTTTTCCAGGGTGAGCTGGACGTGGTGGTCGTACCGCAGCAAACCCGCGATATGGTCAACGCTTTACAAGCCAACGGCGTGGCGGTCGAGGCGCACTACTATCCCGATGAGCGCCACGGTTTTCGCAAAGCGGCGAACCAGGCCCATGCGCTGGAGCATGAGTGGTTGTTTTATCGCAGGGTGATCGATTGCGGTCTATGA
- the pqqE gene encoding pyrroloquinoline quinone biosynthesis protein PqqE, translating to MHSTGSNLSETTGLPPKPEVGLPLWLLAELTYRCPLQCPYCSNPLDFAEQGQELSTEQWFKVFREAREMGAAQLGFSGGEPLVRQDLAELIGEARRLGFYTNLITSGIGLTEQKISDFKKAGLDHIQISFQASDEQVNNLLAGSKKAFAQKLEMARAVKAHGYPMVLNFVTHRHNIDKIDRIIELCIALEADFVELATCQFYGWAQLNRVGLLPTREQLVRAERVTNEYRAKLEAEGNPCKLIFVTPDYYEERPKGCMNGWGSIFLTVTPDGTALPCHGARQLPVQFPNVRDHSMQHIWYDSFGFNRFRGYDWMPEPCRSCDEKEKDFGGCRCQAFMLTGDASNADPVCSKSAHHGVILQAREDAEHATQTIEQLAFRNERNSRLIAKG from the coding sequence GTGCACAGCACTGGATCGAACTTGTCTGAGACCACCGGGCTGCCGCCCAAGCCTGAAGTCGGCCTGCCGCTGTGGCTGCTGGCCGAGCTGACCTACCGTTGCCCGCTGCAATGCCCGTATTGCTCCAACCCGCTGGACTTCGCCGAGCAGGGCCAGGAGCTGAGCACCGAACAGTGGTTCAAGGTCTTTCGCGAGGCCCGCGAGATGGGCGCTGCGCAGCTGGGCTTTTCCGGCGGCGAGCCGTTGGTGCGCCAGGACCTGGCCGAGTTGATCGGCGAGGCGCGCAGGCTGGGTTTCTATACCAACCTGATCACTTCCGGCATCGGCCTGACCGAGCAGAAAATCAGCGACTTCAAGAAGGCCGGCCTCGACCATATCCAGATCAGTTTCCAGGCCAGCGACGAGCAGGTGAACAACCTCCTGGCCGGCTCGAAGAAAGCCTTCGCGCAAAAACTGGAAATGGCCCGGGCGGTGAAAGCCCATGGCTACCCGATGGTGCTGAACTTCGTGACCCATCGGCACAACATCGACAAGATCGATCGCATCATCGAACTGTGCATCGCCCTGGAAGCCGACTTCGTCGAGCTCGCCACGTGCCAGTTCTACGGCTGGGCGCAGCTCAACCGCGTCGGCCTGCTGCCCACCCGGGAGCAACTGGTACGCGCCGAGCGTGTCACCAACGAATACCGCGCCAAGCTGGAAGCCGAAGGCAATCCGTGCAAGCTGATCTTCGTCACGCCGGACTACTATGAAGAGCGCCCCAAGGGCTGCATGAACGGCTGGGGCAGCATTTTCCTCACCGTCACGCCGGACGGCACGGCATTGCCCTGTCACGGTGCCCGCCAGTTGCCGGTGCAATTTCCCAACGTGCGCGACCACAGCATGCAGCACATCTGGTACGACTCGTTCGGCTTCAACCGTTTCCGCGGTTATGACTGGATGCCCGAACCGTGCCGCTCCTGCGATGAAAAAGAGAAGGACTTCGGCGGCTGCCGCTGCCAGGCGTTCATGCTCACCGGCGACGCCAGCAACGCCGACCCGGTGTGCAGCAAATCCGCACATCACGGGGTGATCCTGCAGGCGCGTGAAGACGCCGAGCACGCCACGCAAACCATCGAACAATTGGCCTTTCGCAATGAACGAAACTCGCGCCTCATCGCCAAAGGCTGA
- the pqqD gene encoding pyrroloquinoline quinone biosynthesis peptide chaperone PqqD, which yields MSFNRSQTPRWRPGYRFQYEPAQKGHVLLYPEGMIKLNDSAALIGGLIDGERDVAAIVGELAKQFPDVPELGDDIEQFMEVARAQHWIELV from the coding sequence ATGAGTTTTAACCGCAGCCAAACCCCACGCTGGCGCCCCGGCTATCGCTTCCAGTACGAACCGGCCCAGAAAGGCCATGTGCTGCTCTATCCTGAAGGCATGATCAAGCTGAACGACAGCGCTGCGCTGATCGGCGGGCTGATCGACGGTGAACGGGATGTCGCGGCCATCGTCGGCGAGTTGGCGAAGCAGTTTCCCGACGTGCCGGAACTCGGTGACGACATCGAGCAATTCATGGAGGTCGCCCGTGCACAGCACTGGATCGAACTTGTCTGA